A section of the Salvelinus alpinus chromosome 36, SLU_Salpinus.1, whole genome shotgun sequence genome encodes:
- the LOC139564925 gene encoding F-box/LRR-repeat protein 19-like isoform X1 has product MSGSKALGGARRRRTRCRRCQACMRTECGECHFCKDMKKFGGPGRMKQSCLLRQCTAPVLPHTAVCFSCGEAGKEDTVDTEEEKFSLSLMECTICNEIIHPSCLKMGKAEGIINDEIPNCWECPKCHKEGKTSKDGGDGSGKRRMDNGEVGRWKLTDDPPPTKKKPPSLEDGGRQDGHKRKKEKELPQESGPKKKMKGAHEKRLKKKQKPNVSETAESNGPNSSTGGGQGSGGGSNSTQSPTSTASQDQRSHHREKLERFKRMCQLLERVRESSSSSSSSSESDSESDSDSPSGSDGRRGSEPSSPVPVAYSNSARERNRERDRERDRRLAELGFSASEDSEGSVKEEEEEAVEEQVVGDKPRRRGEGPPRGRKGLTTDGNDEESGERSRKSTPLPPPSPLSSTQPPPSSGHGPSPGSEGFSGKRSNGSETRNGRTRAGVRDRETQEKENANSSGGSVANHRHGTGKGNKGNKIRSNKQTGSQPTSRNSSNSSASTATTTSNGGGGGLLGPGSNSSGGMSALAASPRSQPSRMAPRSQMMKRSPPAVPSPPRPVQMERHLVRPPPACPEPHCLPLDSGSSHVMPRDVWLRVFQHLSQRELCVCMRVCRTWSRWCCDKRLWTQIDLSRQRSITPPMLSGIIRRQPVSLNLGYTNISKKQLMWLINRLQGLLELNVSGCPWSSVSALCQAACPCLRLLDLSRVEDMKDSHLRELLAPPTDTRTAHGESRGGRFQNVTELRLAGLDLTDVTSRLLVRYLPHLTKLDLSQCGNITDQTIHTLTSPMSPLKDSLTHLNLAGCVKVTEQCLPLLRRCASLQSADLRSCTLLTPDVCQLLSFPCPDDRVLLKNS; this is encoded by the exons ATGTCAGGCAGTAAGGCTCTGGGAGGGGCACGGCGGCGGCGGACGCGGTGCCGGCGCTGTCAGGCCTGCATGCGGACCGAGTGCGGCGAGTGCCACTTCTGCAAGGACATGAAAAAGTTTGGCGGGCCTGGAAGGATGAAGCAGTCCTGTCTGCTCCGACAGTGCACAGCG CCTGTGTTGCCCCACACAGCCGTGTGCTTCTCGTGTGGGGAGGCGGGGAAGGAGGACACGGTGGACACGGAAGAAGAGAAGTTTAGCCTCTCTCTGATGGAGTGTACCATCTGCAACGAGATAATCCACCCCAGCTGCCTCAAG ATGGGTAAAGCAGAAGGCATCATAAACGATGAAATCCCGAATTGTTGGGAGTGTCCAAAATGCCACAAGGAAGGCAAGACCAGTAAG GACGGGGGTGATGGCTCAGGGAAGAGGCGGATGGACAACGGGGAGGTGGGCCGATGGAAGCTAACGGACGATCCTCCGCCCACCAAAAAGAAACCCCCCTCTTTAGAAGATGGGGGGCGGCAGGACGGTCAcaagaggaagaaggagaaggagcttCCCCAGGAAAGCGGCCCCAAAAAGAAG ATGAAAGGGGCACATGAAAAACGCTTGAAAAAG AAACAGAAGCCAAACGTGTCAGAGACTGCAGAGTCCAATGGGCCCAACTCCTCCACCGGAGGTGGCCAGGGTTCCGGAGGGGGTTCCAACTCCACACAGTCCCCCACCTCCacggccagccaggaccagcgCTCGCACCACCGCGAGAAATTAGAGCGCTTCAAGCGCATGTGTCAGCTCCTTGAGCGTGTCCGCGAGTCCAGCTCATCGAGCTCGTCTAGTTCCGAGTCCGACTCGGAGTCCGACTCTGACTCACCTTCCGGTTCAGATGGCCGCCGCGGCTCTGAACCCTCCTCCCCCGTACCCGTCGCTTATAGCAACAGTGCAAGGGAGCGCAATCGGGAACGGGacagggagagggacaggaggCTGGCGGAGCTGGGCTTCAGTGCCAGTGAGGACTCTGAGGGAAGTgttaaggaggaggaggaggaggcggtgGAGGAGCAGGTTGTGGGAGACAAGCCTCGGCGTAGGGGGGAGGGACCTCCACGGGGCCGCAAGGGGCTCACGACTGACGGGAATGATGAGGAGAGCGGGGAGAGGAGTCGGAAGTCTACCCCATTgcctccaccctcccctctctcgtCCACTCAGCCTCCACCTTCCTCCGGCCACGGCCCCTCGCCAGGTTCCGAGGGCTTCTCCGGTAAGCGCAGCAATGGTTCTGAGACGCGCAATGGACGGACACGGGCAGGGGTGAGGGACCGGGAGACTCAGGAGAAGGAGAACGCCAACAGCAGCGGCGGCTCGGTGGCCAACCACCGACACGGAACTGGCAAAGGCAACAAGGGCAACAAGATCCGTAGCAACAAGCAAACAGGGTCCCAACCAACGTCGAGGAACAGCAGCAACTCTTCCGCTTCTACTGCCACTACCACATCcaacgggggagggggggggctgcTGGGCCCAGGCAGCAACTCCTCAGGGGGCATGTCAGCCCTCGCCGCCTCACCCCGGTCACAGCCGTCCCGTATGGCTCCACGCTCGCAGATGATGAAACGCAGCCCCCCTGCTGTGCCCTCGCCTCCCCGGCCTGTTCAGATGGAGCGGCACTTGGTGCGGCCACCGCCTGCCTGCCCCGAGCCCCACTGCCTGCCCCTAGACAGCGGCTCCTCCCACGTGATGCCCCGTGACGTCTGGCTCCGCGTCTTCCAGCACCTCAGCCAGAGGGAGCTGTGCGTCTGCATGAGGGTCTGTCGGACATGGAGCCGGTG gTGCTGTGATAAGAGATTGTGGACTCAGATTGACCTCAGTCGGCAGCGCTCCATCACCCCTCCTATGCTGAGTGGTATAATCCGCAGGCAACCAGTCTCCCTTAACCTGGGCTATACCAACATCTCGAAGAAGCAGCTCATGTGGCTCATCAACCGTCTACAAG GTCTACTGGAGCTGAATGTGTCGGGCTGTCCCTGGTCCTCTGTGTCGGCCCTGTGTCAGGCTGCTTGTCCCTGCCTGCGTCTGCTCGACCTCAGCCGGGTAGAAGACATGAAGGACTCGCACCTGAGGGAGCTACTGGCGCCCCCTACTGACACTCGGACAG ctcatggagagagcagaggggggaggTTCCAGAACGTAACGGAGCTGCGATTGGCCGGGCTGGACTTGACAGATGTCACGTCCCGCCTCTTGGTGCGCTACCTGCCCCACTTGACCAAGCTGGACCTGAGTCAGTGTGGCAACATCACGGACCAGACTATCCACACACTGACCTCCCCCATGTCTCCACTGAAGGACAGCCTCACCCACCTCAACCTGGCAG GCTGTGTGAAGGTGACGGAGCAGTGCCTGCCCCTGTTGCGCCGCTGTGCCTCCCTACAGAGCGCTGACCTGCGCTCCTGCACCTTGCTCACCCCCGATGTCTGTCAGCTCCTCTCCTTCCCTTGCCCTGACGATAGAGTGCTGCTCAAGAACAGCTAA
- the LOC139564925 gene encoding F-box/LRR-repeat protein 19-like isoform X2: protein MSGSKALGGARRRRTRCRRCQACMRTECGECHFCKDMKKFGGPGRMKQSCLLRQCTAPVLPHTAVCFSCGEAGKEDTVDTEEEKFSLSLMECTICNEIIHPSCLKMGKAEGIINDEIPNCWECPKCHKEGKTSKDGGDGSGKRRMDNGEVGRWKLTDDPPPTKKKPPSLEDGGRQDGHKRKKEKELPQESGPKKKKQKPNVSETAESNGPNSSTGGGQGSGGGSNSTQSPTSTASQDQRSHHREKLERFKRMCQLLERVRESSSSSSSSSESDSESDSDSPSGSDGRRGSEPSSPVPVAYSNSARERNRERDRERDRRLAELGFSASEDSEGSVKEEEEEAVEEQVVGDKPRRRGEGPPRGRKGLTTDGNDEESGERSRKSTPLPPPSPLSSTQPPPSSGHGPSPGSEGFSGKRSNGSETRNGRTRAGVRDRETQEKENANSSGGSVANHRHGTGKGNKGNKIRSNKQTGSQPTSRNSSNSSASTATTTSNGGGGGLLGPGSNSSGGMSALAASPRSQPSRMAPRSQMMKRSPPAVPSPPRPVQMERHLVRPPPACPEPHCLPLDSGSSHVMPRDVWLRVFQHLSQRELCVCMRVCRTWSRWCCDKRLWTQIDLSRQRSITPPMLSGIIRRQPVSLNLGYTNISKKQLMWLINRLQGLLELNVSGCPWSSVSALCQAACPCLRLLDLSRVEDMKDSHLRELLAPPTDTRTAHGESRGGRFQNVTELRLAGLDLTDVTSRLLVRYLPHLTKLDLSQCGNITDQTIHTLTSPMSPLKDSLTHLNLAGCVKVTEQCLPLLRRCASLQSADLRSCTLLTPDVCQLLSFPCPDDRVLLKNS from the exons ATGTCAGGCAGTAAGGCTCTGGGAGGGGCACGGCGGCGGCGGACGCGGTGCCGGCGCTGTCAGGCCTGCATGCGGACCGAGTGCGGCGAGTGCCACTTCTGCAAGGACATGAAAAAGTTTGGCGGGCCTGGAAGGATGAAGCAGTCCTGTCTGCTCCGACAGTGCACAGCG CCTGTGTTGCCCCACACAGCCGTGTGCTTCTCGTGTGGGGAGGCGGGGAAGGAGGACACGGTGGACACGGAAGAAGAGAAGTTTAGCCTCTCTCTGATGGAGTGTACCATCTGCAACGAGATAATCCACCCCAGCTGCCTCAAG ATGGGTAAAGCAGAAGGCATCATAAACGATGAAATCCCGAATTGTTGGGAGTGTCCAAAATGCCACAAGGAAGGCAAGACCAGTAAG GACGGGGGTGATGGCTCAGGGAAGAGGCGGATGGACAACGGGGAGGTGGGCCGATGGAAGCTAACGGACGATCCTCCGCCCACCAAAAAGAAACCCCCCTCTTTAGAAGATGGGGGGCGGCAGGACGGTCAcaagaggaagaaggagaaggagcttCCCCAGGAAAGCGGCCCCAAAAAGAAG AAACAGAAGCCAAACGTGTCAGAGACTGCAGAGTCCAATGGGCCCAACTCCTCCACCGGAGGTGGCCAGGGTTCCGGAGGGGGTTCCAACTCCACACAGTCCCCCACCTCCacggccagccaggaccagcgCTCGCACCACCGCGAGAAATTAGAGCGCTTCAAGCGCATGTGTCAGCTCCTTGAGCGTGTCCGCGAGTCCAGCTCATCGAGCTCGTCTAGTTCCGAGTCCGACTCGGAGTCCGACTCTGACTCACCTTCCGGTTCAGATGGCCGCCGCGGCTCTGAACCCTCCTCCCCCGTACCCGTCGCTTATAGCAACAGTGCAAGGGAGCGCAATCGGGAACGGGacagggagagggacaggaggCTGGCGGAGCTGGGCTTCAGTGCCAGTGAGGACTCTGAGGGAAGTgttaaggaggaggaggaggaggcggtgGAGGAGCAGGTTGTGGGAGACAAGCCTCGGCGTAGGGGGGAGGGACCTCCACGGGGCCGCAAGGGGCTCACGACTGACGGGAATGATGAGGAGAGCGGGGAGAGGAGTCGGAAGTCTACCCCATTgcctccaccctcccctctctcgtCCACTCAGCCTCCACCTTCCTCCGGCCACGGCCCCTCGCCAGGTTCCGAGGGCTTCTCCGGTAAGCGCAGCAATGGTTCTGAGACGCGCAATGGACGGACACGGGCAGGGGTGAGGGACCGGGAGACTCAGGAGAAGGAGAACGCCAACAGCAGCGGCGGCTCGGTGGCCAACCACCGACACGGAACTGGCAAAGGCAACAAGGGCAACAAGATCCGTAGCAACAAGCAAACAGGGTCCCAACCAACGTCGAGGAACAGCAGCAACTCTTCCGCTTCTACTGCCACTACCACATCcaacgggggagggggggggctgcTGGGCCCAGGCAGCAACTCCTCAGGGGGCATGTCAGCCCTCGCCGCCTCACCCCGGTCACAGCCGTCCCGTATGGCTCCACGCTCGCAGATGATGAAACGCAGCCCCCCTGCTGTGCCCTCGCCTCCCCGGCCTGTTCAGATGGAGCGGCACTTGGTGCGGCCACCGCCTGCCTGCCCCGAGCCCCACTGCCTGCCCCTAGACAGCGGCTCCTCCCACGTGATGCCCCGTGACGTCTGGCTCCGCGTCTTCCAGCACCTCAGCCAGAGGGAGCTGTGCGTCTGCATGAGGGTCTGTCGGACATGGAGCCGGTG gTGCTGTGATAAGAGATTGTGGACTCAGATTGACCTCAGTCGGCAGCGCTCCATCACCCCTCCTATGCTGAGTGGTATAATCCGCAGGCAACCAGTCTCCCTTAACCTGGGCTATACCAACATCTCGAAGAAGCAGCTCATGTGGCTCATCAACCGTCTACAAG GTCTACTGGAGCTGAATGTGTCGGGCTGTCCCTGGTCCTCTGTGTCGGCCCTGTGTCAGGCTGCTTGTCCCTGCCTGCGTCTGCTCGACCTCAGCCGGGTAGAAGACATGAAGGACTCGCACCTGAGGGAGCTACTGGCGCCCCCTACTGACACTCGGACAG ctcatggagagagcagaggggggaggTTCCAGAACGTAACGGAGCTGCGATTGGCCGGGCTGGACTTGACAGATGTCACGTCCCGCCTCTTGGTGCGCTACCTGCCCCACTTGACCAAGCTGGACCTGAGTCAGTGTGGCAACATCACGGACCAGACTATCCACACACTGACCTCCCCCATGTCTCCACTGAAGGACAGCCTCACCCACCTCAACCTGGCAG GCTGTGTGAAGGTGACGGAGCAGTGCCTGCCCCTGTTGCGCCGCTGTGCCTCCCTACAGAGCGCTGACCTGCGCTCCTGCACCTTGCTCACCCCCGATGTCTGTCAGCTCCTCTCCTTCCCTTGCCCTGACGATAGAGTGCTGCTCAAGAACAGCTAA